One stretch of Mobula birostris isolate sMobBir1 chromosome 5, sMobBir1.hap1, whole genome shotgun sequence DNA includes these proteins:
- the fbxo4 gene encoding F-box only protein 4, with product MASDEWSRIERAIRAGLGRLRDRYLRSAGGRPEESPPPEEGRRSGAASLNSLPEELQLYIVALLSPRDLCQLGSVSHYWNTMVRDPLLWRYFLLRDLPHWKSVDYLSLPNAALLTKPLTDTTQQDYMATYVRSCPEGRKHWKVRNPVYSSVSSFLYSLVSQAEPRFAMFGPGLEQLDTSLVTKMMNSPRLLPVAGLPQRQIDGIGSGISFFFNKELKFNILTLYSTTWKERESARRAENTAVNKLFVQQELADADQGDGESARQRGTFYSTIPQVQQVCRIVDGFVYVANAEAQREHNRGEEILQLQAMINPALGPPSRPLLVLCCVSRPDVQRIPCVYVSHQLRLSQLEVPWLAQDSEAETLDGFLEGIEWILLELGIL from the exons ATGGCGAGCGACGAGTGGAGCAGGATCGAGCGGGCGATCCGGGCGGGCCTGGGCCGCCTCCGGGACCGCTACCTGCGCAGCGCCGGAGGCCGGCCGGAGGAGAGCCCCCCGCCGGAGGAGGGCCGGAGGAGTGGCGCGGCGTCGCTGAACAGCCTGCCG GAAGAGTTACAACTTTACATCGTGGCTTTGCTGTCCCCCAGAGACCTGTGTCAGCTGGGGAGTGTCAGTCACTACTGGAACACCATGGTCCGCGACCCACTGCTGTGGCGCTACTTCTTACTGCGAGATCTCCCTCACTGGAAATCTGTCGACTACCTGTCTCTACCCAATGCGGCCCTGCTCACCAAACCACTCACAGATACAACGCAGCAGGATTATATGGCAAC GTACGTGAGGAGCTGTCCTGAGGGCAGAAAGCACTGGAAAGTGAGAAACCCAGTCTACAGCTCTGTCAGTTCCTTCCTCTACTCCCTGGTGTCCCAGGCAGAGCCTCGCTTTGCCATGTTCGGGCCTGGTCTGGAGCAGCTAGATACCTCACTGGTGACGAAGATGATGAATTCACCAAGGCTGCTGCCTGTGGCAGGCTTACCACAGAGGCAGATTGACG GAATTGGCTCGGGAATCAGCTTCTTTTTCAACAAAGAACTCAAGTTCAACATCCTGACTTTATATTCAACAACTTG GAAGGAAAGAGAAAGCGCGCGAAGAGCGGAAAACACGGCTGTCAATAAACTGTTTGTGCAACAAGAGCTTGCCGATGCGGACCAAGGTGATGGGGAGAGCGCCCGGCAGAGGGGGACTTTTTACAGCACCATCCCTCAGGTGCAGCAGGTGTGCAGGATAGTGGATGGCTTCGTCTACGTGGCAAACGCTGAAGCGCAGAGAG AGCACAATCGTGGAGAGGAAATCCTCCAGCTCCAGGCAATGATCAATCCAGCTCTTGGTCCCCCAAGCCGCCCACTCCTTGTATTGTGCTGTGTTTCGCGACCTGACGTCCAACGGATACCCTGTGTCTACGTATCTCACCAGTTACGGTTATCCCAACTTGAAGTGCCTTGGCTG